CTGGCGTCCGTACCGGAGTTACGGAACGAAGTACGTCTGGCAAGCGTACGAGTCCGACTAGTTACTCTTCGAGTTCGACCTCGTCGTCGTCAGCGTCCGCACGCCGGGAGACGTCGACGTGATAGTGTTCGAGAATATCTCGTCCGAGCAAGAGAGGGTACTCCATATGGCTTCGATCCTCAACGTTTGCGGCAACAGTGTGGCGTCGCCCGCCGACCCCGACGACGATATCGACGATCGGCCTGACTTTCGACCGTTTCGAGCTTCCAGATTTGACCCGCATCTTGCTCTTTATCGGCCCCGCACCGATCTCCGCGGCGAGGCTCGTGTCGATGCTCGTTCGGGTCGCACCTGTGTCCGATTTGGTGTAGACGGTCTTCGAGTCGCTCGTCCCGCTGACCAGCACTTCCTCGGTGTACCCGATCGGGACGATTTCGTGTTCCCTGTGGGACGGCTGTGGTCTGGCGGCGGGTACCGAATCATCGAGCGTCCGGGCAATCGACTCGACGAGATCATCATCGACTGTTCCGCCTGCCCGCTCGACCGCCAGCTTTGCAATGTATGGGGCGGGGCTGGTACCTGTCGCCTCGAAGAAGCCCTTGAACCCCGCTGTGGGATTGACCTCCAGCACGTACCAGCCGTCCGCGCCCTCGATCAGATCGACCCCCGCGTAGTCGAGACCGATCGCATCCGTTGCAGTCCGAACGATCTCGCGTATCTCGCTGGTCAACTGATCGGTCGCGTCTCGAACGTCGCCCCCAAGCGAGACGTTCGTCCGCCAGTCCCCCTCCGGCGCGTAGCGGTGCATCGCGCCGATGATCTCATCGCCGACAACGTAGACCCGCAGATCCCGATGTTTCTCGCCGTCCCGTTCGATCAGATCCTGCAGGAACGCATACCGGTTGCCGACCATCGCGTTGACCGACTCCTCGGGACCGACTTTCCACGTGCCGCCCCCGTGGGTTCCGATCGACGTCTTGTACACTGCCTCCACACCGAACTCCTCCCGTCGTCGTGTGAGCGTATCACTTCCCAGTGCAAGTAACGCGTCGGGGACTGGAACACCTGCATCCGCGAGCGTCGTCGCAGCAGCGAACTTGTGCATCGCCGTCATCGTCGCCTCCGGCGTGTTCAGCATCGGCCGGGTCTCCTTGAAGACGTTCGCAATACCGAGCTCCTCGCAGGGCTGTGGGGTATTTGAGAGCAACAGCCGGTTCGTTACAACGTCGACATCCGGTTCGATCGACACTGCACTCCCGTCGATACTGACAGACGTGTTCTCCGCCCGCAACCACTCGGTCCCGT
The DNA window shown above is from Natranaeroarchaeum aerophilus and carries:
- a CDS encoding RimK family alpha-L-glutamate ligase, which translates into the protein MDNDLTVGVLSLHNSKETKAILNAVDDLGYGTEWLRAENTSVSIDGSAVSIEPDVDVVTNRLLLSNTPQPCEELGIANVFKETRPMLNTPEATMTAMHKFAAATTLADAGVPVPDALLALGSDTLTRRREEFGVEAVYKTSIGTHGGGTWKVGPEESVNAMVGNRYAFLQDLIERDGEKHRDLRVYVVGDEIIGAMHRYAPEGDWRTNVSLGGDVRDATDQLTSEIREIVRTATDAIGLDYAGVDLIEGADGWYVLEVNPTAGFKGFFEATGTSPAPYIAKLAVERAGGTVDDDLVESIARTLDDSVPAARPQPSHREHEIVPIGYTEEVLVSGTSDSKTVYTKSDTGATRTSIDTSLAAEIGAGPIKSKMRVKSGSSKRSKVRPIVDIVVGVGGRRHTVAANVEDRSHMEYPLLLGRDILEHYHVDVSRRADADDDEVELEE